A region of the Lysobacter sp. K5869 genome:
AAGCCGCGCATCGAGGCGACGCCGGGCTGGCCGGGCAGGTTGCCGGCCATGACGCCGGGCACGGCGCGCAAGATCTCGACGCTGTCGCGCAGGCCGCGCGCCTGGATGTCGTCGGCATCGAGCACGTCGAGCGTGGCGGGAATCTCGGCCGCATCCAGGCCGAGCCGGCTGGCGCTGGCGACCGAGGCCGCGCGCGCGTCGCGGCGTTCGGCCTGCACCCGCACCGCGTCGAGATCGATCGCCTGCTCGCCGGCGCGCGCGGGCGGCGCCGGCGCGGCGGCGGCGAGCGCGACGGCGAGGCTGGAGACGGCGAGCGGGAGGCGCGAGGGCAACATCGGCATGGCAGGGCAACGGCTGGAACGCGCGGCGTCGGCGGCGCGCGAAGGTGGGGAGAGGGGAGCGCGCGCCGCCGGCGCATCGGAACGCGACGCGGCCGACGGCCGCGTCCGCCGCAGATGCTAGGTCAGGGGCGGCGGCGCCGGCTGCGGCAAGTTGCCGCACGGCGGCGCGCGCGTCCGCGATCGCGGCGCAACGCCGCGGCGCGATTGGGATTAGCATGCGCGCCTCGGGTCGCGCCGTTGGGGCGCGCCCTACACGGAGCCGCCGCCATGCCGCAGATCGAAGGTCCGTTTCAGGTCAAGCTGAGTCCGCAACCGGTGCACGAGGCCGCCGAGGGCAAGTTCGGGCGGATGGCGCTGGACAAGCGCTTCGAGGGCGCGCTCGAAGCCGACAGCCGCGGCGAGATGCTGGCGGCGATGACCGCGGTGAAAGGATCGGCCGGTTACGTCGCGCTGGAAAAAGTCGAAGGCGCGCTCGACGGTCGCCGCGGCAGTTTCCTGCTGCTGCATCGCGGGCTGATGAATCGCGGCGAGGCGGACCTGAGCATCGTCGTCGTGCCCGATTCGGGCACCGACGAACTCGAAGGGCTCAGCGGCCGCATGAGCGTCGACATCCGCGAAGGCGGCGCGCACTTCTACCGTTTCGACTACCAACTGCCGGGCGCGGCGTAAGCGCCGCTTCGGCGCGCCGGACGCTTCCGCGCGCGCGGCCGCGGCCGATGTTTCAAGCGAGAACCGCGCCTAGCGGGCTCAAGCGGCAAAGACGCCGCCGATCATCTCAAGCACCATCTGCGGGACGAACCGTCGCGGCCGCGCGAGCGCCGCGACGGGCGATCCATGCGATTTTGTGCGCCCTGCCCAGCGACGCGGCCACGCCACCTAATGCGTCGCCGCCGCCACGGTTCGCGGCGCTGTCCGCCGCTCTCCAACGCCCGCCGCGACCCGCGCGGCGCAGGCCAGCCTGCACGAGCCCATGCGCGCCAACACTTTGCTGCTGTCTGTTTTGTTCGCCGGCGCCGCGCTGCATGCGGGCGCCGCCGCCGCGCAAGGCCGCGAGGCCTGCACCAACGGCCGCACCCGCTTGCCGCCCACGGTGAATCTGCGCGTGGACAACGATTTGTTCGGCGGCCAGGACCAGGGTTACAGCAACGGTATACAGCTGACCTTGGTGTCGCCGAACTTGGCCGATTACACCGACGACCCATGCATCCCGCGTCTGGCGCGCTGGATCAACAGCTATCTCGACGCGCTGCAACCGCCGCAAGGCTACGAACAGCGCAACATGATCGCGACCTTCGCCCAAGGCATTTTCACGCCCACCGATTTCAGCCGCCGCGATCTGATCGAGGACGACCGGCCCTATGCCGGCGCGCTGCTCGCCGGCCTCGGCTACAACGCGCGCACCGGCGACTATCTGCGCACCACGCAGCTGCAGTTCGGCATCGTCGGCCCTTCGGCCTTGGGCAAGCAGGTGCAGAACGCGGTGCATCGCGCGCTGGGCGACAAGACCTTCAAGGGCTGGGACAACCAACTGCACGACGAGCCGGTGTTCCGCATCGTGCACGAGCGCATGCGCCGGTTCGCGCCCGCCGACGCGGCCGAGCGCCGCTGGGGCTGGGACGCGATCGGCCATTACGGCGGCAGCTTCGGCAACCTAGCCACCTACGCCAACGCCGGCATGGAAATGCGCTTCGGCCTGCGCTTGCCGGACGATTTCGGCAGCACGCCGCTGCGCCCGGCCGGCGAGAACACCGCGCCGACCACGCACTACAACACCGGCGACCGGCCGTTCGCCGCGCACATGTTCATTACCTCCGACGTGCGTTGGGTGGTGCGCGACATCACTCTAGACGGCAACACCTTCCGCAGCAGCCATAGCGTGGACAAGCGCCCGTTCGTGGGCGAAGTGGGCTACGGCGTGGCGCTGATGCGCGGGCGTTGGAAACTCGCGTTGGCGCGTTACCACAGCACCCGCGAGTTCGAAGGGCAGAAGCAGACGCCGGTGTTCGGCAGCGTTACGGTGAGCCGGGCGTTCTGACGCGAACGTCGCGGGCGCAGCGTCACTCCAAGGTGATGCCGGCCGCGGCCGGACTGCGGCCCTTGAGCCCTTCGCTGGCTTGCGCCCACCACTGCGCGTGTTCGTCGCTGGCCAAGTAGTCGGCGTACGACACCGGCGCCATCGCGTCGAGCGAATAGTCCGTGCGCGCCTGCGCCAGCATCGCGCTCATCGCGCGCAGCAGCGGAAGCTCGGGCACCAGATGCTCGACGAACAGAAATTGGCCGGCTTGGTTCACTTCCAGGAAGTGCGCCTGACCATCGCCGTCGACGGCCAGATCGATGCAGCCGAACGCCAGTCCCAACTCGCGCATCAACGCGCGCAGCTTGTCTTGGTCGGCGCCGGACAGCTCGCCCGGTTCGGCCTGCAGCCCTTGCACGGCCTGGCGCACGCGCCAATCGACGAAACCGTCGCTGTGCTGCGAACGCAGGCGCGCGGGGAAGAAACGCTCGCCGATCGCGGTCACGCGCAGGTCGCAGCGCTTGTCGACGTAAGCCTGATAGATGCCGGGGCACTGCAGCAGGCTGGCGTCGTCCTCGAGCATGGCCGGCTCGACGATGCGCGCGTAGGTGCTGAACATGCGGCCGCTGTCGGCGTCCTGCCAGGTGTGGGTGAGGAAGGGTTTGTAGACCACGCGGCCGTGGCGGCGGACGAAGGCGCGGATCTCGACGGGATCGTGCGAGACCAGCGTCGCCGGGAATCGCAGCCCGCAGCGGTGCGCGGCGCGCAGTTGCACCAGCTTGTTCTCGGCCG
Encoded here:
- a CDS encoding DUF3224 domain-containing protein, producing MPQIEGPFQVKLSPQPVHEAAEGKFGRMALDKRFEGALEADSRGEMLAAMTAVKGSAGYVALEKVEGALDGRRGSFLLLHRGLMNRGEADLSIVVVPDSGTDELEGLSGRMSVDIREGGAHFYRFDYQLPGAA
- a CDS encoding lipid A deacylase LpxR family protein, which encodes MRANTLLLSVLFAGAALHAGAAAAQGREACTNGRTRLPPTVNLRVDNDLFGGQDQGYSNGIQLTLVSPNLADYTDDPCIPRLARWINSYLDALQPPQGYEQRNMIATFAQGIFTPTDFSRRDLIEDDRPYAGALLAGLGYNARTGDYLRTTQLQFGIVGPSALGKQVQNAVHRALGDKTFKGWDNQLHDEPVFRIVHERMRRFAPADAAERRWGWDAIGHYGGSFGNLATYANAGMEMRFGLRLPDDFGSTPLRPAGENTAPTTHYNTGDRPFAAHMFITSDVRWVVRDITLDGNTFRSSHSVDKRPFVGEVGYGVALMRGRWKLALARYHSTREFEGQKQTPVFGSVTVSRAF